The following are from one region of the Sorghum bicolor cultivar BTx623 chromosome 2, Sorghum_bicolor_NCBIv3, whole genome shotgun sequence genome:
- the LOC110432341 gene encoding probable LRR receptor-like serine/threonine-protein kinase At1g67720 yields MIPFSLRLLLAGALVLLVIGGVADALSGYQISCGATSAKVAGNVTWVPDGAFINHVGKAAELTGSPGVMPMLSSLRYFPTADASSSSSAATTTKYCYVVPAAMHARYLVRTTYYYGGFDGGESPPVFDQIIDGTRWSAVDTAGSYARGLATYYEAVVEATGKELSVCLARNAATTAPGRSPFINALEVVPLEGSVYSAVNFTAYALSTIARHSFGYNGSIIGYPGDRFNRYWEPYSDGSIPVVESQASVATEAFWNKPPEAVFRRGLTASRDKSLDLQWPPAPLPAATYYLALYFQDNRGPSALSWRVFDVAVNGQPFFTGLNVSTAGSMVYGAQWPLSGQTRITLTPATGSPVGPLINAAELMMVVPLGGRTHPRDVIGLQELARGFTNPPPDWRGDPCLPKGNSWTGVTCNQDPLARVTGLNLTNFRVGGSISDNIANLTAISSIWLVGNNLTGPIPDMSLLHHLVSLHLEDNALTGSLPEPLGNLTRLEELFVQNNNLQGTIPSSISNRVMLDTGFRFQYTPGNNLS; encoded by the exons ATGATCCCCTTCTccctccgcctcctcctcgccggcgcCCTCGTCCTGCTCGTCATCGGCGGCGTCGCCGATGCCCTGTCCG GGTACCAGATAAGCTGCGGCGCGACGTCGGCCAAGGTCGCCGGGAACGTGACATGGGTCCCCGACGGGGCGTTCATCAACCACGTCGGCAAGGCCGCGGAGCTCACCGGCTCCCCGGGCGTGATGCCGATGCTCTCCTCCCTCCGGTACTTCCCCACGGCCgacgcgtcgtcgtcgtcgtccgccgCCACGACGACGAAGTACTGCTACGTGGTCCCGGCGGCGATGCACGCCAGGTACCTGGTCCGCACGACGTACTACTACGGCGGGTTCGACGGCGGCGAGTCCCCACCGGTGTTCGACCAGATCATCGACGGCACGCGGTGGAGCGCGGTGGACACGGCGGGGAGCTACGCCCGGGGCCTCGCCACGTACTACGAGGCCGTGGTGGAGGCGACGGGGAAAGAGCTCAGCGTCTGCCTCGCCAGGAACGCCGCGACCACCGCGCCCGGACGAAGCCCCTTCATCAACGCCCTCGAGGTGGTGCCGCTGGAAGGGTCCGTGTACAGCGCCGTCAACTTCACCGCCTACGCGCTCAGCACCATCGCGCGCCACAGCTTCGGCTACAACGGCTCCATCATTGG CTATCCAGGTGACCGGTTCAACCGATACTGGGAGCCGTACAGCGACGGGAGCATCCCGGTGGTGGAGAGCCAGGCGAGCGTGGCGACGGAGGCGTTCTGGAACAAGCCTCCGGAGGCTGTGTTCCGGCGAGGCCTGACGGCGAGCCGAGACAAGAGCCTGGACCTCCAGtggccgccggcgccgctccCGGCCGCGACCTACTACCTGGCGCTCTACTTCCAGGACAACCGGGGGCCGAGCGCGCTCAGCTGGAGGGTATTCGACGTCGCGGTCAATGGCCAGCCGTTCTTCACCGGCCTCAACGTCTCCACGGCAGGGTCCATGGTGTACGGCGCCCAGTGGCCGCTGTCCGGGCAGACGAGGATCACGCTGACGCCGGCGACGGGGTCCCCCGTCGGCCCGTTGATCAACGCGGCGGAGCTCATGATGGTCGTTCCGCTCGGCGGGAGGACGCATCCCAGAGACG TAATCGGCTTGCAGGAGCTGGCCAGAGGATTCACGAACCCGCCGCCGGACTGGAGAGGTGATCCTTGCTTGCCCAAGGGGAACTCGTGGACTGGTGTCACCTGCAACCAAGATCCACTCGCAAGAGTAACAGGGCT CAACCTCACAAATTTCAGAGTTGGAGGATCAATATCTGACAACATTGCCAACCTGACTGCAATCTCGAGCAT TTGGCTTGTCGGGAACAATCTGACCGGACCGATTCCAGATATGAGCCTCCTGCATCATCTAGTGTCTTT GCACCTGGAGGACAATGCACTGACAGGCTCGCTCCCTGAACCGCTCGGAAACCTTACAAGACTTGAAGAACT GTTTGTGCAGAACAATAACCTACAAGGAACAATCCCAAGCAGCATCAGTAACAGAGTGATGCTGGACACAGGGTTTAGGTTCCA GTACACACCTGGGAACAACCTTAGCTAA
- the LOC8063705 gene encoding protein disulfide-isomerase SCO2 codes for MTTPPNPSPLLSSRPNPSLPLHRRPRFPHSPAAANTTGAASAPDWFRPRRPPDADPSTSPGGRVAARDPGVRVKAKEGAEEEKGKKGKRRRWWERWSGDKESYLVDDVEPLPIPLTVPGTEPMSREELNRRLSCDVKIEDCKTVSYEWTGKCRSCQGTGLVSYFRKKGKETICKCVPCAGIGYVRKITYREDIQNIDELDNGKLP; via the exons ATGACGACTCCCCCGAACCCCTCCCCGCTCCTCTCCTCTCGCCCCaacccctccctccctctccacCGCCGCCCCCGGTTCCCCCACTCTCCGGCCGCCGCCAACACCACCGGCGCCGCCTCGGCGCCGGACTGGTTCCGCCCTCGCCGTCCTCCGGACGCGGACCCGTCCACCTCTCCCGGAGGCCGCGTCGCCGCGCGCGATCCTGGCGTTCGCGTCAAGGCCAAGGAGGGCGCCGAGGAGGAGAAAGGTAAGAAGGGtaagaggaggagatggtgggAGCGATGGTCGGGGGACAAGGAGAGCTACCTGGTGGATGATGTGGAGCCGCTCCCCATCCCCTTGACCGTGCCAGGGACCGAGCCCATGTCGCGGGAGGAGCTGAACCGCCGGCTTAGCTGCGACGTCAAGATCGAG GATTGCAAGACGGTTTCGTACGAGTGGACGGGCAAGTGCCGGAGCTGCCAGGGGACGGGGCTGGTCAGCTATTTCAGGAAAAAGGGCAAGGAGACCATCTGCAAGTGTGTGCCATGCGCCGGCATTG GTTATGTGAGGAAAATCACATATCGTGAGGACATTCAAAATATTGACGAGCTAGACAATGGCAAACTACCATAG
- the LOC8083221 gene encoding uncharacterized protein LOC8083221 — protein sequence MSPATETLTPSPFLRPPFVCVAVAVAVAAGDSPTEVSPASAFGTECIETTGMDPLEFLAVRFHFDGQFYNDGRRLHYIGGKEELSFVEIDKMSLPEIQGHLKDHYNCSDPVTLHWLFPGKMLSNGLRVLMDDKACMDMCQAITDGGAADIFVERVLEDDAEQSVNLEKLSAYISSPEKIEKEVAQYSKYIDWIRDSDDGNEVVKAKSH from the exons ATGTCTCCAGCGACCGAAACCCTAACCCCATCCCCCTTCCTCCGCCCGCCGTTTGTctgcgtcgccgtcgccgtcgccgtcgccgcgggcGATTCCCCCACTGAGGTCTCCCCTGCATCGGCCTTCGGTACCGAATGCATTGAAACAACAG GAATGGATCCTTTGGAATTTCTTGCTGTTAGATTTCACTTCGATGGTCAGTTTTACAATGATGGGAGGAGGTTGCATTACATTGGGGGTAAAGAGGAGTTGTCATTTGTGGAGATTGACAAGATGTCATTGCCCGAAATACAGGGCCATCTTAAAGACCATTACAATTGTAGTGACCCTGTTACACTGCACTGGTTGTTTCCTGGGAAAATGTTATCAAATGGGCTCAGAGTGTTGATGGATGACAAGGCATGCATGGATATGTGTCAGGCTATTACTGATGGAGGGGCTGCTGATATATTTGTTGAGCGTGTTTTGGAAGATGATGCTGAGCAATCTGTCAACTTAGAAAAACTTTCTGCGTATATTTCTTCTCCTGAGAAGATTGAGAAAGAAGTAGCTCAATATAGTAAGTACATTGATTGGATTAGGGACAGTGATGATGGTAATGAGGTTGTCAAGGCAAAAAGTCATTGA
- the LOC8063706 gene encoding calmodulin-like protein 1, translating into MSHLSILSFKYNLAKLRSKAGRPIGRPLSARDRQYSDLSTYKPDDEEMKKVFSMIAGQSHGKISKKDLQLLLERFGKADAAAEARRMMCVADHNKDGYMDLEEFMEVHRNGVQLGDIRRAFFVFDRNGDGRISAEEVMTVLCNLGQSCSLDDCRKMVREVDRNGDGFVDMDEFMVMMTRPRRKP; encoded by the coding sequence ATGTCTCATCTGAGCATCCTCTCCTTCAAGTACAATCTCGCGAAGCTCCGGTCCAAGGCCGGCCGGCCAATTGGGCGGCCGCTGTCGGCCAGGGACCGCCAGTACTCCGACCTGAGCACCTACAAGCCCGACGAcgaggagatgaagaaagttttCAGCATGATAGCTGGCCAATCCCACGGGAAGATCAGCAAGAAAGACCTGCAGCTGCTGCTGGAGAGGTTCGGGAAGgcggacgccgccgccgaggcccGGCGGATGATGTGCGTCGCGGACCACAACAAGGACGGGTACATGGACCTGGAGGAGTTCATGGAGGTGCACCGGAACGGCGTGCAGCTCGGGGACATCCGTCGGGCCTTCTTCGTGTTCGACAGGAACGGGGACGGCAGGATCAGCGCGGAGGAGGTCATGACGGTGCTGTGCAACCTCGGGCAGAGCTGCAGCCTGGATGACTGCCGGAAGATGGTGAGGGAGGTCGACAGGAACGGCGATGGCTTCGTGGACATGGACGAGTTCATGGTCATGATGACTCGCCCGCGGAGGAAGCCGTGA
- the LOC8083223 gene encoding polcalcin Phl p 7, whose protein sequence is MAIKSMTVAPTTTRSLDADMTVDEFKEWLRRFDTDRDGRISREELRRAMRAIRARFSGWRSKQGISYADTDGDGYIDDSEVDGLIEFAQKNLGLKIVAY, encoded by the coding sequence ATGGCGATCAAGAGCATGACGGTGGCACCGACGACGACGCGGTCGCTGGACGCGGACATGACGGTGGACGAGTTCAAGGAGTGGCTGCGGCGGTTCGACACGGACCGGGACGGGCGCATCAGCCGCGAGGAGCTGCGGCGCGCCATGCGCGCCATCCGCGCCCGGTTCTCGGGGTGGAGGAGCAAGCAAGGGATCAGCTACGCCGACACGGACGGCGATGGCTAcatcgacgacagcgaggtggaCGGCCTCATCGAGTTCGCGCAGAAGAACCTCGGCCTCAAGATCGTCGCCTACTAA